One window from the genome of Osmerus eperlanus chromosome 3, fOsmEpe2.1, whole genome shotgun sequence encodes:
- the LOC134016916 gene encoding olfactory receptor 10J5-like gives MENVTSLIEFTLSGFSEILDYKLTFFCLTLLFYCVIIMVNVVVIVIITMDRNLHEPMYIFLCSLCVNGLFGTAGFYPKFLLDLLSHHQVISYTGCIIQIFVIYSSLCIDICLLLVMAYDRYVAICRPLEYHSVMTRQRVAQLVSFSWLAPLGLISAGLISSFRLRLCGSHIQKLYCATWLVVKLSCAPTSRMTSAIPTNVVAYVTILFYIFLGIFIVCTYVQLIRSCLVSLENRGKFIRTCIPHLMALFNVVIAALFDVMFMRYGSSDLPQSLQNFLSTEMIIVPPIANPVMYGITLTKIRNKILPSCLKR, from the coding sequence ATGGAAAATGTGACATCTCTAATAGAGTTTACTCTATCTGGGTTCAGTGAGATATTGGATTACAAACTAACGTTTTTCTGTCTCACTTTACTGTTTTACTGTGTTATTATTATGGTAAATGTTGTTGTCATTGTTATTATTACCATGGATAGAAACCTCCATGAGCCAATGTATATTTTcctgtgtagtttgtgtgtAAATGGACTTTTTGGAACTGCAGGATTTTACCCCAAATTTCTTTTGGATTTATTGTCTCATCACCAGGTCATCTCTTATACAGGATGCATAATTCAAATTTTTGTAATATACTCTTCTCTGTGCATTGACATTTGTCTGTTATTAGTGATGGCATATGACAGGTATGTAGCGATCTGTAGACCACTGGAGTATCACTCTGTTATGACCAGGCAGAGGGTCGCTCAGTTAGTCTCCTTCTCTTGGCTTGCTCCTTTAGGTCTTATATCTGCTGGTTTAATATCTTCTTTCAGATTGAGGTTGTGTGgctcacacatacagaaactATATTGTGCTACTTGGTTGGTTGTTAAGTTGTCCTGTGCTCCGACCAGTCGGATGACTTCAGCCATACCAACCAACGTAGTTGCATATGTGACCATATTATTCTATATTTTTCttggtattttcattgtttgcaCTTATGTACAGTTGATCAGATCATGTTTGGTGTCCTTGGAGAACAGAGGAAAGTTCATAAGAACTTGTATTCCACATTTAATGGCATTATTCAATGTTGTCATTGCTGCTCTATTTGATGTCATGTTTATGCGATATGGCTCCTCAGATTTACCACAAAGTCTTCAGAATTTCTTGTCTACAGAAATGATTATAGTTCCTCCAATAGCAAACCCTGTCATGTATGGTATTACACTGACTAAAATTCGTAACAAAATACTTCCATCATGTTTGAAAAGGTAA
- the LOC134016917 gene encoding olfactory receptor 10H28-like, translating to MENVSSVTEFTLSGLNEILYYKVTLFCLTLLFYCVIIIVNMTLIVTIIMYKNLHEPMYIFICNLCINGLFGTAGFYPKFLVDLLSHHHGISYIGCVFQGFVMYSFVFIDICLLSVMAYDRYVAICRPLKYHSVMTRQRVAQLVSFSWLAPLGLMSTYIIFTFQLKLCGSHIQKLYCAGWLILKLSCAATIANVTIMFYVILGIFIVCSYVQLIRSCLKSLDNRGKFLRTCVPHLLALCNITIAVLFDVMYMRFGLLSFPQSLQNFMSIDMVIVPPLFNPLIYGLTLTQIRNRVLYPFRKRK from the exons ATGGAAAATGTGTCATCTGTCACAGAGTTTACTCTATCTGGGTTAAATGAGATATTGTACTACAAGGTAACATTGTTCTGTCTCACTTTACTGTTTTACTGTGTTATTATTATCGTAAATATGACTCTTATTGTTACCATTATCATGTATAAAAACCTCCATGAGCCAATGTACATCTTTATATGTAATTTGTGCATCAATGGACTGTTTGGTACTGCAGGCTTCTATCCCAAATTCCTTGTGGATCTATTGTCTCATCATCATGGTATCTCTTACATAGGATGCGTGTTTCAAGGTTTTGTAATGTATTCTTTTGTGTTCATTGACATTTGTCTGTTATCAGTGATGGCATATGACAGGTATGTGGCCATCTGCAGACCACTGAAGTATCACTCTGTTATGACCAGGCAGAGGGTCGCTCAGTTAGTCTCCTTCTCCTGGCTTGCTCCTTTAGGTCTTATGTCTACTTATATAATATTCACTTTCCAGCTGAAGTTGTGTGGGTCCCACATACAGAAACTTTACTGTGCTGGTTGGCTTATTCTTAAACTCTCTTGTGCTGCAACCA TTGCTAATGTGACAATAATGTTTTATGTTATTCTcggtattttcattgtttgttCTTATGTGCAGTTAATCCGATCATGTTTAAAGTCCTTAGACAACAGAGGAAAGTTCCTGAGGACCTGTGTTCCACATTTACTGGCGTTATGTAATATCACAATTGCAGTTTTATTTGATGTTATGTATATGCGCTTTGGCTTATTGAGTTTTCCACAAAGTCTTCAGAACTTCATGTCTATAGACATGGTTATTGTTCCTCCATTATTCAACCCCCTCATTTATggtctcacactcactcaaatcCGTAACAGAGTACTGTATCCATTCCGGAAAAGGAAATGA
- the LOC134016918 gene encoding olfactory receptor 10J5-like, protein MENVTSVIEFTLSGFSEILDYKLTFFCLTLLFYCVIIMVNVVVIVIITMDRNLHEPMYIFLCSLCVNGLFGTAGFYPKFLLDLLSHHQVISYTGCIIQIFVIYSSLCIDICLLSVMAYDRYVAICRPLEYHSVMTRQRVAQLVSFSWLAPLGLISAGLISSFRLRLCGSHIQKLYCATWLVVKLSCAPTSWMTSAIPTNVVAYVTILFYIFLGIFIVCTYVQLIRSCLVSLENRGKFIRTCIPHLMALFNVVIAALFDVMFMRYGSSDLPQSLQNFLSTEMIIVPPIVNPVMYGITLTKIRNKILPSCLKR, encoded by the coding sequence ATGGAAAATGTGACATCTGTAATAGAGTTTACTCTATCTGGGTTCAGTGAGATATTGGATTACAAACTAACGTTCTTCTGTCTCACTTTACTGTTTTACTGTGTTATTATTATGGTAAATGTTGTTGTCATTGTTATTATTACCATGGATAGAAACCTCCATGAGCCAATGTATATTTTcctgtgtagtttgtgtgtAAATGGACTTTTTGGAACTGCAGGATTTTACCCCAAATTTCTTTTGGATCTATTGTCTCATCACCAGGTCATCTCTTATACAGGATGCATAATTCAAATTTTTGTAATATACTCTTCTCTGTGCATTGACATTTGTCTGTTATCAGTGATGGCATATGACAGGTATGTAGCGATCTGTAGACCACTGGAGTATCACTCTGTTATGACCAGGCAGAGGGTCGCTCAGTTAGTCTCCTTCTCTTGGCTTGCTCCTTTAGGTCTTATATCTGCTGGTTTAATATCTTCTTTCAGATTGAGGTTGTGTGgctcacacatacagaaactGTATTGTGCTACTTGGTTGGTTGTTAAGCTGTCCTGTGCTCCGACCAGTTGGATGACTTCAGCCATACCAACCAACGTAGTTGCATATGTGACCATATTATTCTATATTTTTCttggtattttcattgtttgcaCTTATGTACAGTTGATCAGATCATGTTTGGTGTCCTTGGAGAACAGAGGAAAGTTCATAAGAACTTGTATTCCACATTTAATGGCATTATTCAATGTCGTCATTGCTGCTCTATTTGATGTCATGTTTATGCGATATGGCTCCTCAGATTTACCACAAAGTCTTCAGAATTTCTTGTCTACAGAAATGATTATAGTTCCTCCAATAGTAAACCCTGTCATGTATGGTATTACACTGACTAAAATTCGTAACAAAATACTTCCATCATGTTTGAAAAGGTAA
- the LOC134017015 gene encoding olfactory receptor 10J4-like, with amino-acid sequence MENGTSPFYFNFIMFEDQGLYRYLYFCMCLPLYIAIITSNIIIIIVVSLEETLHKPMYFLISCLSINSLYGSVAFFPRFMMDLLSDIHLISRPACFTQIFVIYTYASYEFSILGIMAYDRYVAICQPLHYHNNVTLKIRQLIAFAWIYPLFTLGLIVYLSVKLPLCDNRIARVFCSNWAVVRLSCVDTRLNNAIGMLVTIISIFLPLVFVLYTYLRILLVCRKSSTEYRGKALQTCLPHIVTFVNYSITTFCEITLSRYEPNELNPFIIVILSLEFVVIPPILNPLIYGLKLPEIRKQIFQLLSFQKMVS; translated from the coding sequence ATGGAGAATGGAACTTCTCCATTTTATTTCAACTTCATCATGTTTGAGGACCAAGGACTCTACAGATATCTTTACTTTTGTATGTGCTTGCCTTTGTACATTGCTATAATCACATCaaatattattataataattgtAGTTTCTCTTGAGGAAACATTGCATAAACCCATGTATTTTTTAATTTCATGTCTCTCAATCAATTCTCTTTATGGTTCTGTTGCTTTCTTCCCAAGATTCATGATGGATCTTCTTTCTGACATTCATCTAATTTCCCGTCCTGCTTGTTTCACGCAAATATTTGTCATTTACACGTATGCATCATATGAATTTAGCATTCTGGGGATCATGGCTTATGACAGATATGTTGCAATATGTCAACCGTTACATTACCATAACAATGTCACTTTAAAGATCCGTCAGTTAATAGCCTTTGCCTGGATCTATCCTTTGTTCACTCTAGGATTAATTGTGTACCTTTCTGTCAAGCTACCATTGTGTGACAACAGAATAGCAAGAGTGTTTTGCTCTAATTGGGCTGTGGTTCGATTGTCATGTGTGGACACAAGACTGAACAATGCTATAGGAATGTTAGTGACTATTATTTCAATATTTCTACCATTGGTCTTTGTTTTGTATACTTACTTAAGAATTCTATTAGTTTGTCGGAAAAGTTCCACAGAGTATAGAGGAAAAGCATTACAAACCTGTTTACCTCACATTGTTACATTTGTTAACTATTCAATCACCACATTCTGTGAAATTACTCTGAGTCGTTATGAACCTAATGAACTGAATCCTTTCATAATTGTAATTTTGTCATTGGAGTTTGTAGTTATTCCTCCCATTTTGAATCCTCTTATTTATGGTTTGAAGTTGCCAGAAATTAGAAAACAAATTTTTCAATTGTTGTCATTTCAGAAAATGGTCtcttaa